TCGTGGGCTTTCTGCGATGGTTGAAATGTACACGGTGTATATGGTGACCCATTTCTAGGATTTTCGGCTGGATATTACTAATCAATTGCGACAAATGActaaatgttgtaaaatataaCCACATCTGACTGTGGTGTCAGTCTGGACATTACGGATGTGACGACGTACCGTACATAGGGGAAGTACTGATGCCAAGGCCGCCCCCCGCCGGAATTCTTTAGCTGACTTCTTTAGAGAGGCTGTGAAACTGGCATTTGCTTCCAACTCCTCGACCGAGTATTCCTGAAATCAACCAGCAAGAGAGATGATGTACGTCAAAAccttttttgggttttttttttttttttgctgggCCGTTTgtgacattaaaaataaaagtacttaGATGTACTCACCTTTCTCTTTATTGACCAATGTGactgacatttttaatttgtttgatacAAAACTCGATATAGTCACCTTTCCCATTCTGGCCTTATGTAATAAACACTTGTGTGATACAATGCCATATCATACTAGCTATTTCCTATATTTCggtcaaatctttaaaaactaaatacttGCGATTCTTTCCCATTTTAATTCTCACCTTTTCCCCACTGAGCCACATCGGTCGTAGCATTGGTTCACTCATTCCTCTCTCTATGGATGTAAGTTGGGTCTCCGACACTTCTTGACAGAACTTTTGACCAGCCTGTTGGATTGAAAGTAACTTCAATGTGTTCTACTGACATTCttaccaacatttttttttttgctaaatttATGTCAACACTACAAGGCTGTTGGTTTCAAAACTTAAGAAGAGCTCTTTTCCATATTTAACTGTTTTATAACGCAATTATCCAAACACGTGATTGTTGTTAAACAAGAGCTTTTCACTTTCTTACAAAGATAGATAGCTGGCAGAACCTTTGTCAAATACAAAAAAGGTCAAttccccaaaatcatgaaattaaaatcataatcggggggatgggggggggggggggttgtataCCTATAACCTAAATGAATTTCACCGTTCATTTTCTTACTTTTATCTAAATTTTCAGATGgtccaaaattttttttttttaaattatgcacTCTTTACTAATGTATTACATAGACATGAagaaacaatattcaaaatctaTCATTTCTTTCTTCGAATACAACCGGTATGTGCATTATTCGAACGATGGTATAATATTTCGAAGATTTTATGTAAATAAGGATGTATTTCCGCCTACAACACTATAGACTAAGTAACAATCATAACACtatgattttaaatcaaatcttGGCGAAAactctatatataaatttaaattaacacCAAACATCCGTGTCAAGACGCCCACCGTGATGTCGTGTGGTTACCCACTTGTAtaactaaaataattttgtcatGCAATATGTTCTTCAATTTATAAGCATGTTTACTTATTTTAAAGTGTCAAAACCTGCTATAAGGACAGAAATCTTGagaagtatttttttattttacaaacaaaGAATGCAGTTCACTTTTGAATTGCGAATATAAACTGCGTTCCAAAAACCGATTGCCAGCAGTGCGTAAGTTCTATGAACGATTCTTTCGCTCCCGCTTACGCCCACTAACAGAACGTACCAAAACGATGTTCAGTAGTATTTCGTACACCTCCGCGTCCTCTTTCTTGGACGTGCGCTTGATTTCATCGAAGGCCTCGCTCCACTCGTCGTCGTACATCTGACCAAACTTCTCCCCGATTTTCGTGGGTCGGTTCTTGTCACTCAGGTTGGCAAAATTGGGATTTCCGTCCGTGAGCTTGTCGCTGGCGATTTTACTCAACCTACATATTAAAAATTGTGTGGCgtaacataaaaataataaaacaatagaaGACAATCgcgagaaaaaaatatcatttaaaaaaacaacgatCATAAAGTttggtatattaatttattttccgactctttatgatgaaaataaacATCCTCGCgcaccaacaaaaaaaaaataattctcacAATCCTTTTGGTACCTTTGGTTAATAAATTCACcatgaattaaaaaagaaactcaAATCGTCGATTTGCATGTACCTTGTGGTCATTTCATCAACTTTAATACTAAGTAACTCGTTCTCGTGTTTCAACTTTTGAATTTCGTCCGACTGCTGGGTAGAGTTGTTCACGGGCCAGTCATGGGGTGGAGGCCACGCCTTGGATTCCCTCACGGTCATGCTCAGCCTTTTATGGCTTCCTGGCCGTTTCTTTCTCTTAAATGACCCCTCCCCAGACTTTGAGGGTTTTTGCTGAATCTGTTCCGCTGACTTTTTTTCAAGAGTGAAACATGTACAGTATTCTTATTATGCTCGTTACAAATTATATATCACTGCaccttttgaaattaaaacttatatatttatataattacgACTCCTGTATATCTGATGATATAGTTATATGATTtaccatttatataataaatctctacatgtacacgtattaACTTAAGtgattttttacatagaaaCTACAACAAACAGTTTTGGAgttttttcaaacatcaaatgGAGTGTACTTTCTTTATTGATCCATTAATGTAAGCGATAAGATTGTCAAAACAAGATGCGGTTGAAACAAGATACATTATTCGGaatttttaagtacatgtacattagatATTAAGTATAAATATCATTcacttttgttttaatacaACCAACAGCGTAATTtcctataaataaaacaatgaatgaATTACTGGTGCGTATCAATATAATGAATAAGCTAGGGAGCAATGGTTTCCATTCCTTCAactaattaaaaagatattttcaatgaagaattcatatataaatatttgtcTTTGCTACATACCTGCCATATCTGGTAGGAAGTCAGCAACGAATCAAATTTTTGCATTTCCGCACAGCTGTCCCCTTGTATTTTTCGGATAAAACTATACAGCTCTTCAAACTTTTCTCTTGTCTTGGATTGTGGGCCCATCTGGAGCTGTGAGGGTGCAAGAAGGGGTCATGCTAGTATTATAATAGTTTGATATGTTGCACAGTTGAAACAATGATATAGCCTGCCAAACAgggttttaaatgaaattctgaGATATAACTCTTTGCTCATTTAAATTCAATACTTTCACCTGTTACTGTTTTTGAAAGGTGTATATACGCGTACCTCAAAATCGTACAAAGGAATTTCTAAATCGTTGAAAGGGATTTCCAATCAATCAAACGAATTTCTATGTTGTAAAAacgattttatttatataaaattgaaaagacGCTTTTACGCCGTCGTACAGGTACccgtaatatatatatatatttaatagtaCCTTTCCTGGGAGAGATTTTGTGACAGGGTTTTGCGTTTTCTCCACCAGTAAATCGTACTGTTTCCGTGCTAAATCCCCTCCACCACGTTTATCCAACAAGTCCTGTATAGCACATTTATGGGGCTCTACGTTTTCTATTTGTTTAGACATTTTAACTTACAGACAAACCGAAAGCGGAAGTATTTGTTAATTCAAGGGGAAACAGACGAGGCGTACACTAACTTGGTCACGAGGTGTGGAGCTAAACATATTTGTTGATTTTCTAACGACAAAAATTGTTCCTTGTCGTCAGCCCTAAAAATTATCGACCCAAACAAAATCGTTACTATTACATAGTTAGTTGCTACATGCAAAGTATTATTCCCTTTATTtcttattacgggccgccggaaggcggtccgttatttgatacacatttaaatagcCTATTGTTACTgtgtttctgcgggatagttcttttttttaatagaattaataccatgcgcggatccagaaaatttttccagggggggtccgaatgataattgtgtttgccagggggggggggaggggggggggtccgaggttaattttactatgtaaatttaataaattttcattttccatgagggggtcgggaccccccccccgaccccccctctagatccgcgcatgaatactatgcttatttttatgaattaatagtaaatttgcatgtagaaatattttttatgccttttagaaaatatcatgtattttttgttttactcgtaaatgaaaagtaaGTCATACTTagtggcgcgtttttatcgagactataatctattcggaaaatttcggagttcttcattcttttcaaaacaatgcatcaggatcggtatgcgggacttactaaagacctgaaatactaaagacctgaatgtcattaaattttatataaatgatatttttgaatttctatgtgccgtgtcaaataaaatgactttgcgtgtgtatttattatatttccatgtaaaatgttgtagaaaatatcatgaaatgacatttaattttatatcaattatttacgcaagaatatgacagaaatgaaaatttgaattgactggaaaatttgaactaatccatttttattttattatgaggtcccttaaaatcatatgttaaactaatgcattaagttttcattcaatacaatgcaacaacaaaaaaaccaaaatggtttgaaatacataatctctaAGAGAAatatgatgagttgaactttgtattagagtaatgtacaaatcatgcaatgtgttctccattacttcatactatggcaatgatcatacaatttccgttagaaatgcttacagtaacgaaatcaattctttatgataatagtaaaatgttaaactctactaaaacaagttgctgaaagtatattaaaatttaccatgaTAAagattagtacaaccaactcttattttcttctttgtggtgtgtttttatgttaacaaccaatgattcatacaacaattatatttttgcggcccatttgacgcttgcgtcaatttGATTTCTTGTTGAGTGTAATTCACAGCTCTGAATAGAAACTGGCTGGGCTGAAActtacacgccccgtttatcaaTTGGTTAATACTTTTGTCATGttgtgtaaattttgaatttaccgggtggcagtaaatacaaaatttacaacatgacaaattTTGTATTCACTACGAAAGCCCATagtacgaaagcccattgagctcattttagtaggtaaaaaaatatttttttcgcgaataaacgcgaaactttcgttaataaacgcgaaactttcgcgatataacgcgtcaCTTTCGCGAATAatcgcgaaactttcgcgatataacgcgttagtttc
The nucleotide sequence above comes from Magallana gigas chromosome 2, xbMagGiga1.1, whole genome shotgun sequence. Encoded proteins:
- the LOC105342364 gene encoding uncharacterized protein, with translation MSKQIENVEPHKCAIQDLLDKRGGGDLARKQYDLLVEKTQNPVTKSLPGKLQMGPQSKTREKFEELYSFIRKIQGDSCAEMQKFDSLLTSYQIWQSAEQIQQKPSKSGEGSFKRKKRPGSHKRLSMTVRESKAWPPPHDWPVNNSTQQSDEIQKLKHENELLSIKVDEMTTRLSKIASDKLTDGNPNFANLSDKNRPTKIGEKFGQMYDDEWSEAFDEIKRTSKKEDAEVYEILLNIVLAGQKFCQEVSETQLTSIERGMSEPMLRPMWLSGEKEYSVEELEANASFTASLKKSAKEFRRGAALASVLPLCTIFKDAKFKDICSYDVYKMESLSLYIDACIECLWLMSVQDPPMHITCLRKGDNYEPAHYGMFLTRGKAVEYTVWPAVFLYKNGPLVSKGYVKLK